Proteins encoded in a region of the Streptomyces sp. NBC_01298 genome:
- the opcA gene encoding glucose-6-phosphate dehydrogenase assembly protein OpcA, whose amino-acid sequence MRTELTDTTSSKVNRALLDARRAIGSPTMGLVLNLLVATDEENAYDAVRAASEASREHPCRIIAVIKRTARGSHRLRQNRLDAELRVGADAGSGEIVLLRLHGTLTEHAGSVVLPLLVPDAPVVAWWPAEAPDAPARDPLGALAQRRITDAEAAPDPVAALDARAGAYEPGDTDLAWTRVTPWRSLLAAALDQKPLPVTGAAVESEPGNASSELLARWLEDRLGVPVERVATGGPVITRVRLTTSAGEIRVDRPDGVLATLLLPGSPDRKVALKIRSSAELIAEELRRLDADEIYASALRFRRPAQASLSA is encoded by the coding sequence ATGCGGACCGAACTCACCGATACGACCTCCAGCAAGGTCAACCGGGCCCTGCTCGACGCGCGACGGGCCATCGGGAGCCCCACGATGGGGCTCGTGCTCAACCTCCTCGTCGCCACGGACGAGGAGAACGCCTACGACGCCGTCCGCGCGGCCTCCGAGGCCTCGCGCGAGCACCCCTGCCGGATCATCGCGGTGATCAAGCGCACCGCGCGCGGCTCGCACCGGCTGCGTCAGAACCGGCTCGACGCGGAGCTGCGGGTCGGCGCCGACGCCGGGTCCGGGGAGATCGTGCTGCTCCGGCTGCACGGGACGCTCACCGAACACGCGGGCTCCGTGGTGCTCCCGCTGCTGGTGCCGGACGCGCCCGTGGTGGCCTGGTGGCCCGCCGAAGCCCCGGACGCGCCCGCCCGGGACCCGCTGGGCGCGCTCGCGCAGCGCCGGATCACGGACGCCGAGGCGGCCCCCGACCCGGTCGCGGCGCTCGACGCCCGGGCCGGCGCCTACGAGCCCGGGGACACCGACCTGGCCTGGACCAGGGTCACCCCGTGGCGTTCGCTCCTGGCCGCCGCCTTGGACCAGAAGCCGCTCCCGGTGACGGGCGCGGCCGTGGAGAGCGAGCCCGGCAACGCGAGCTCCGAGCTGCTGGCCCGCTGGCTGGAGGACCGGCTGGGCGTGCCCGTGGAGCGGGTGGCGACCGGGGGCCCGGTCATCACCCGGGTCCGGCTGACGACCTCCGCCGGGGAGATCCGCGTGGACCGCCCGGACGGTGTCCTGGCCACCCTGCTCCTGCCGGGCAGCCCCGACCGCAAGGTCGCGCTGAAGATCCGCAGCAGCGCCGAGCTGATAGCGGAGGAACTGCGAAGGCTCGACGCCGACGAGATCTACGCTTCGGCGCTGCGCTTCAGGCGGCCGGCCCAGGCGTCGCTCTCCGCGTAG
- a CDS encoding cupin domain-containing protein, which yields MTENLTRAATAEIISDGPGSLITLLTDTAELTCNTATFEVGAAGAPVHFHTKATEFFHVTDGTLDVLLGDEIHTLTKGDFLAVPPGVKHAFAPAADSTAEVFVGFTPGMGRFDYYRLLGRVRAGEATVQDIIDSQPVYDNHYAESDAWAGRLKRSAEA from the coding sequence ATGACTGAGAACCTGACCCGCGCCGCCACCGCCGAGATCATCTCCGACGGCCCCGGCAGCCTGATCACGCTCCTGACGGACACCGCCGAGCTCACCTGCAACACGGCCACCTTCGAGGTCGGCGCCGCGGGTGCCCCGGTGCACTTCCACACCAAGGCGACCGAGTTCTTCCACGTCACGGACGGCACGCTCGACGTCCTGCTCGGCGACGAGATACACACCCTGACCAAGGGCGACTTCCTCGCCGTGCCCCCCGGCGTGAAGCACGCCTTCGCCCCGGCCGCGGACAGTACGGCCGAGGTCTTCGTCGGCTTCACCCCCGGCATGGGCCGCTTCGACTACTACCGGCTGCTCGGCCGGGTCCGGGCCGGCGAGGCCACGGTGCAGGACATCATCGACAGCCAGCCCGTCTACGACAACCACTACGCGGAGAGCGACGCCTGGGCCGGCCGCCTGAAGCGCAGCGCCGAAGCGTAG
- a CDS encoding HhH-GPD-type base excision DNA repair protein, with product MDDKDKSVTIRLAQQPEADELLGRSPLAALVGMLLDQQVPMEWAFSGPYTIARRLGSDDLDAHAIAAYDPEAFAALLSEKPAVHRYPGAMAKRVQQLCAYLVEHYGGDAAAVWTDAGTGAELLARLRALPGFGEQKAQIFLALLGKRFGVRPRGWREAAGGYGPANVYRSAADITGPESLAKVRAHKQEAKAAAKAATTTGKAANTGDGKRN from the coding sequence ATGGACGACAAGGACAAGAGCGTCACCATCCGTCTCGCCCAGCAGCCGGAGGCCGACGAGCTGCTCGGGCGCAGCCCGCTCGCCGCACTGGTCGGGATGCTGCTGGACCAGCAGGTGCCCATGGAATGGGCGTTCTCGGGGCCCTACACGATCGCCCGGCGGCTGGGCTCCGACGACCTGGACGCGCACGCGATCGCCGCCTACGACCCGGAGGCCTTCGCCGCGCTGCTCTCCGAGAAACCGGCCGTGCACCGCTACCCGGGCGCGATGGCGAAGCGGGTGCAGCAGCTGTGCGCGTACCTGGTGGAGCACTACGGAGGGGACGCGGCGGCCGTGTGGACCGACGCGGGGACCGGCGCCGAGCTGCTGGCGCGGCTGCGGGCGCTGCCCGGCTTCGGGGAGCAGAAGGCGCAGATCTTCCTGGCGCTGCTCGGCAAGCGGTTCGGGGTGCGGCCGCGCGGCTGGCGCGAGGCGGCCGGCGGGTACGGGCCGGCGAACGTCTACCGGTCGGCGGCGGACATCACGGGCCCGGAATCGCTGGCCAAGGTGCGGGCGCACAAGCAGGAGGCGAAGGCCGCCGCGAAGGCGGCCACGACGACCGGGAAAGCGGCCAATACCGGTGACGGCAAGCGGAATTGA
- a CDS encoding VOC family protein: MAEFTEGAPCWVDAMFSDLEGAKTFYGDVLGWTFGESSSEYGNYTQAYSDGKAVAAVVPPMPGAEGQSQWCLYLASPDATATAAKIKAAGGEVLMEPMQVGSFGTMAIAKEPSGAVFGVWQPGDHKGFEKSGEPGAYCWAEFFSRDVAKPDAFLPRVFPYGTRQMDLGDDPEAAGMDFKVFSLGGPENPVLGRMNMGTDFPPEIPSYVQVYFAVPDCDEAVAKTQAHGGKLHFGPMDSPFGRFAAVADPQGAAFAVIDMAKTVGEMPKFA, encoded by the coding sequence ATGGCTGAGTTCACGGAAGGCGCGCCCTGCTGGGTGGACGCGATGTTCTCCGATCTTGAGGGCGCGAAGACCTTCTACGGCGACGTGCTGGGCTGGACCTTCGGGGAGTCCAGCAGCGAGTACGGGAACTACACGCAGGCCTATTCGGACGGCAAGGCCGTCGCGGCCGTGGTGCCGCCGATGCCCGGGGCGGAGGGCCAGTCTCAGTGGTGCCTCTACCTCGCCTCGCCCGACGCGACCGCCACGGCGGCGAAGATCAAGGCGGCCGGCGGCGAGGTCCTGATGGAGCCGATGCAGGTCGGCTCCTTCGGCACGATGGCCATCGCGAAGGAGCCCAGCGGCGCCGTCTTCGGCGTCTGGCAGCCGGGCGACCACAAGGGCTTCGAGAAGTCCGGAGAACCGGGCGCGTACTGCTGGGCCGAGTTCTTCTCGCGCGACGTGGCCAAGCCGGACGCGTTCCTCCCGCGGGTCTTCCCGTACGGGACCCGGCAGATGGACCTCGGCGACGACCCCGAGGCGGCCGGCATGGACTTCAAGGTCTTCAGCCTGGGCGGCCCGGAGAACCCGGTGCTGGGCCGGATGAACATGGGCACCGACTTCCCGCCGGAGATCCCCTCGTACGTCCAGGTCTACTTCGCCGTCCCGGACTGCGACGAGGCGGTCGCGAAGACCCAGGCCCACGGCGGCAAGCTGCACTTCGGCCCGATGGACAGCCCCTTCGGGCGCTTCGCGGCGGTGGCGGACCCGCAGGGCGCGGCGTTCGCCGTGATCGACATGGCGAAGACGGTCGGCGAGATGCCGAAGTTCGCCTGA
- a CDS encoding molybdopterin-dependent oxidoreductase, which translates to MAKLMLHGDLDHPVALSVADLRDWAQHRAAVTFDCATNGPQHHVFEGPLLREVIADAGPAFDARRRKDRSRFLLAVTGGDGHHSMLSWAELDADFGASPVLLATRLDGEDLDETGAQLVVPSDRCGARYVSAVTHVWFGALSPPSLGL; encoded by the coding sequence ATGGCCAAACTCATGCTGCACGGAGACCTGGACCACCCGGTTGCGCTCAGCGTCGCGGACCTTCGGGACTGGGCACAGCACCGGGCCGCGGTCACGTTCGACTGCGCGACGAACGGGCCGCAGCACCACGTGTTCGAGGGCCCGTTGCTCCGCGAGGTCATCGCGGACGCCGGCCCGGCCTTCGACGCCCGCCGTCGCAAGGACCGCTCGCGGTTCCTGCTCGCCGTGACCGGCGGGGACGGACACCATTCGATGCTGTCCTGGGCCGAGCTGGACGCCGACTTCGGCGCGAGCCCGGTGCTGCTGGCGACCCGCCTCGACGGTGAGGACCTCGACGAGACGGGTGCGCAGTTGGTGGTCCCTTCGGACCGGTGCGGGGCGCGCTACGTCAGCGCGGTCACGCACGTGTGGTTCGGCGCGCTGTCGCCGCCGAGCCTGGGCCTGTAG
- a CDS encoding molybdopterin-dependent oxidoreductase, translated as MSGGSYGIDINEQHFTEEPRAGQCLRTYLRERGWFGVKKGCDQGDCGACTVHVDGQPVHSCLYPAVRAEGRSVTTVEGLCSPGGELHPVQQRFLDAQGFQCGFCTAGFLMTTSALQAERGTAHDDGKLDDLPRAFKGNICRCTGYRAIEDAVRGVQHVETPEAGQAVGTSLGAPAGPQVVTGTARYTFDVEVPGLLHMKLLRSPHPHARIVSIDTREALQVPGVHAVFTHHDAPDRLYSSARHEHPTEDPMDTRVLDDVVRFVGQRVAAVVADSEQAAEEGCRRVVVTYEELPYVIDPEEAMLPGAPVLHPKGPESGIFRAENNVCGEVHHTLGDMEQGYAEADVVHEETYLTQRVQHASLETHGSVAYFEPKEDGSPGERITVRSSTQAPFLTRRALCALYDLGEDEVRVVAGRVGGGFGGKQEMLTEDIVVLAALKLRRPVKLEFTRAEQFYGATTRHPFKITIKIGAKADGTLTALRIRVVSNTGAYGNHGPAVMFHSVGESFAVYKAPNKEVEAYSVYTNGVPAGAFRGYGLGQVLFALESVMDELAVRLGMDPLELREKNVIGPGDPMVTPIGHEEDLFIASYGMKQCMDVVRKAIAEDRSHEDVPEGWLTGTGTAVAMIATGPPGGHYADARVSLLRDGTYDIAVGTAEFGNGTTTVHRQITAGALNTTVDRITVRQSDTDVVRHDTGAFGSAGTVVAGKAVLLAADSLAERLKTFAARHTDVARHLCELSAEAFDCAGRVVTLKELYEAAYDKGELEETAADGHWGGSPRSVAFNAQWFRIAVDPGTGEMRILRSVHAADAGKVMNPMQCRGQVEGGVAQALGATLFETVRVDERGEVTTAAFRRYRLPQYADVPRTEVHFMETSDAIGPLGAKSMSESPFNPVAPAFANALRDATGIRFTELPVTRDVVWQKIHEAGGGGRS; from the coding sequence ATGAGCGGCGGAAGCTACGGGATCGACATCAACGAGCAGCACTTCACCGAGGAGCCCCGCGCCGGCCAGTGCCTGCGCACCTACCTCCGCGAGCGCGGCTGGTTCGGCGTGAAGAAGGGCTGCGACCAGGGCGACTGCGGCGCCTGCACCGTCCACGTCGACGGGCAACCGGTCCACAGCTGCCTCTACCCGGCCGTCCGCGCCGAGGGGCGCTCCGTCACCACCGTCGAGGGACTCTGCTCGCCCGGCGGCGAGCTCCATCCCGTCCAGCAGCGGTTCCTCGACGCCCAGGGCTTCCAGTGCGGCTTCTGCACCGCCGGGTTCCTGATGACCACCTCCGCCCTCCAGGCGGAGCGGGGCACCGCCCATGACGACGGCAAGCTCGACGACCTCCCCCGCGCCTTCAAGGGCAACATCTGCCGCTGTACGGGCTACCGCGCCATCGAGGACGCCGTACGCGGCGTGCAGCACGTCGAAACCCCCGAGGCGGGTCAGGCCGTCGGTACATCCCTCGGCGCGCCGGCCGGCCCCCAGGTGGTCACGGGCACGGCCCGCTACACCTTCGACGTCGAGGTGCCCGGGCTGCTCCACATGAAGCTGCTGCGCTCCCCGCACCCGCACGCCCGGATCGTCTCCATCGACACCCGCGAAGCCCTCCAGGTCCCGGGCGTGCACGCGGTCTTCACCCACCACGACGCCCCTGACCGGCTCTATTCGAGTGCCCGCCACGAGCACCCCACCGAGGACCCGATGGACACCCGTGTCCTGGACGACGTGGTCCGCTTCGTCGGCCAGCGCGTCGCCGCGGTCGTCGCCGACTCGGAGCAGGCCGCCGAGGAGGGCTGCCGGCGCGTGGTGGTCACGTACGAGGAACTCCCGTACGTCATCGACCCGGAGGAGGCGATGCTGCCCGGCGCGCCCGTCCTCCACCCCAAGGGACCCGAGTCAGGCATCTTCCGCGCCGAGAACAACGTGTGCGGCGAGGTCCACCACACCCTCGGCGACATGGAGCAGGGGTACGCGGAGGCCGACGTCGTCCACGAGGAGACCTATCTGACCCAGCGCGTGCAGCACGCCAGCCTCGAAACCCACGGCAGCGTCGCGTACTTCGAACCCAAGGAGGACGGCTCCCCGGGCGAGCGCATCACCGTCCGCTCCTCCACCCAGGCGCCGTTCCTGACCCGGCGGGCGCTGTGCGCCCTCTACGACCTGGGCGAGGACGAGGTCCGTGTGGTCGCCGGCCGCGTGGGCGGCGGATTCGGCGGCAAGCAGGAAATGCTCACCGAGGACATCGTGGTCCTCGCCGCCCTGAAGCTGCGGCGCCCCGTGAAGCTCGAATTCACCCGCGCCGAGCAGTTCTACGGCGCCACCACCCGCCACCCCTTCAAGATCACCATCAAGATCGGGGCGAAGGCGGACGGCACCCTCACGGCGCTCAGGATCCGGGTCGTGTCCAACACCGGGGCCTACGGGAACCACGGCCCGGCCGTCATGTTCCACAGCGTCGGCGAGTCCTTCGCGGTGTACAAGGCGCCGAACAAGGAGGTCGAGGCGTACTCCGTCTACACCAACGGGGTACCGGCGGGCGCTTTCCGCGGCTACGGCCTGGGCCAGGTCCTCTTCGCCCTCGAATCGGTCATGGACGAGCTCGCCGTCCGGCTCGGCATGGACCCGCTCGAACTGCGCGAGAAGAACGTCATCGGCCCCGGCGACCCCATGGTCACCCCGATCGGTCACGAGGAGGACCTCTTCATCGCCTCCTACGGGATGAAGCAGTGCATGGACGTCGTCCGCAAGGCCATCGCCGAGGACCGCAGCCACGAGGACGTCCCCGAGGGCTGGCTCACGGGCACGGGCACGGCCGTCGCGATGATCGCGACCGGTCCGCCCGGCGGCCACTACGCCGACGCCCGGGTCAGCCTGCTGCGGGACGGGACGTACGACATCGCGGTGGGCACGGCGGAGTTCGGCAACGGCACCACCACCGTCCACCGGCAGATCACCGCCGGAGCCCTGAACACCACGGTCGACCGGATCACCGTCCGCCAGTCCGACACCGACGTCGTCCGCCACGACACCGGCGCCTTCGGCTCGGCCGGCACGGTGGTGGCCGGAAAGGCCGTACTGCTGGCCGCCGACTCGCTCGCGGAGCGGCTCAAAACCTTCGCCGCCCGCCACACGGACGTGGCCCGGCACCTGTGCGAGCTGTCCGCCGAGGCCTTCGACTGCGCGGGCCGGGTCGTCACCCTCAAGGAGCTCTACGAGGCCGCGTACGACAAGGGCGAGCTGGAGGAGACCGCCGCCGACGGCCACTGGGGCGGCTCCCCGCGCTCGGTGGCCTTCAACGCCCAGTGGTTCCGGATCGCGGTCGACCCCGGCACGGGCGAGATGAGGATCCTGCGCAGCGTCCACGCGGCCGACGCGGGCAAGGTCATGAACCCGATGCAGTGCCGCGGCCAGGTCGAGGGCGGCGTGGCCCAGGCCCTGGGCGCCACCCTCTTCGAGACCGTACGGGTCGACGAGCGCGGGGAGGTCACCACGGCCGCCTTCCGCCGCTACCGCCTCCCGCAGTACGCCGATGTCCCGCGCACCGAGGTCCACTTCATGGAAACCTCCGACGCGATCGGCCCCCTCGGCGCCAAGTCCATGTCCGAGAGCCCCTTCAACCCGGTGGCCCCCGCCTTCGCCAACGCGCTGCGGGACGCGACGGGGATCCGCTTCACGGAGCTGCCGGTGACGCGGGACGTGGTCTGGCAGAAGATCCACGAAGCGGGGGGCGGGGGGCGATCCTGA
- a CDS encoding FAD binding domain-containing protein — MDLNTVLDVRDARRREPWRPGDAWLGGGTYLFSEPQPHVRRLVDLSRMGWPPLSRLPDGSLDIAATCTITELSRFARTLPATAAPLFEQCCRAFLASFKIWNMATVGGNLCNGLPAGPMISLTAALDGTLLLQGQDGATRRLPVTEFIRGAGAKDLRDGELLRSVRLPARALDSRTAFRQASLYGLGRSGALVIGAHDPRDGSLAVTVSAATTRPFRFWFALPPTAAELRRAIDDTVRPDEWYDDIHGLPAWRRHMGLRLAEEVRRELTDADAPEERR, encoded by the coding sequence ATGGACCTCAACACGGTGCTCGACGTACGCGACGCACGCCGCCGCGAACCCTGGCGTCCGGGTGACGCCTGGCTCGGCGGCGGGACGTACCTCTTCTCCGAGCCCCAGCCCCACGTCCGCCGTCTCGTCGATCTCTCCCGCATGGGCTGGCCCCCGCTGTCCCGGCTGCCCGACGGCTCCCTCGACATCGCCGCCACCTGCACCATCACCGAGCTGTCCCGCTTCGCCCGGACCCTGCCCGCCACGGCCGCACCTCTCTTCGAGCAGTGCTGCCGGGCCTTCCTGGCCAGCTTCAAGATCTGGAACATGGCGACCGTCGGCGGCAACCTCTGCAACGGCCTCCCCGCCGGCCCGATGATCTCCCTCACCGCCGCCCTCGACGGAACGCTCCTCCTCCAGGGCCAGGACGGCGCCACCCGGCGCCTGCCCGTCACCGAGTTCATCCGCGGAGCCGGCGCCAAGGACCTGCGCGACGGAGAGCTGCTGCGCTCGGTGCGGCTGCCCGCCCGCGCCCTGGACTCCCGTACGGCCTTCCGGCAGGCCTCCCTCTACGGTCTCGGCCGCTCCGGCGCCCTCGTCATCGGCGCCCACGACCCCCGGGACGGCTCGCTCGCCGTCACCGTGTCGGCCGCGACCACCCGCCCCTTCCGCTTCTGGTTCGCACTGCCGCCCACGGCGGCCGAGCTGCGCCGGGCGATCGACGACACCGTCCGGCCCGACGAGTGGTACGACGACATCCACGGCCTGCCCGCCTGGCGGCGCCACATGGGCCTGCGCCTGGCGGAGGAGGTCCGCCGCGAACTGACGGACGCGGACGCTCCGGAGGAACGGCGATGA
- a CDS encoding helix-turn-helix domain-containing protein, whose protein sequence is MHVLDLLQSDNLGLTLLWGEQSLLGQEVSGVTAIDLEDPGRFLGPGELVLSGLVWWRPGASAAARTDRFVAALADAGARALLAGEETHGGLPEELVAACRAHRMPLVAVPARTSFRAVTEAVYLRQWGDLSRRPTRHFALPENVRAELSRLLEGGAGPAELLDRACAHLGRLPCYLLTASGRTVARTPSAPPIPARRAASAAKGGVSLGVESESSPYDAWLLHVPDADAAPPRVLHEIAEVFAQYRDGRARRAAARRAAAGDLLGLVAAEAEPDLLGAALHAAGLPAGGPYRVVTATDGDALAEALGHLEGARWAAGPGGAVLYEGPADGGGADAPDGAGDAADAAGAATTRLTDRLRAVWPLLRACAEPGTDLRLGVGARTASAEGLRASLCQANFALTAADAEVAVRGVEQLDTLAELLSGVPPEVRGVFGARTLGSLGDGMLRETLEVFLANNCSWTRTAEALHLHVNTVHYRIERVEALTGRDLSRLDHKLDLYAALRC, encoded by the coding sequence ATGCACGTCCTCGACCTGCTCCAGTCCGACAACCTCGGCCTCACCCTGCTGTGGGGCGAGCAGTCCCTTCTCGGCCAGGAGGTCAGCGGGGTGACCGCCATCGACCTGGAGGACCCGGGCCGGTTCCTGGGTCCCGGAGAGCTCGTGCTCAGCGGCCTCGTGTGGTGGCGTCCGGGGGCATCGGCCGCCGCCAGGACCGACCGCTTCGTCGCGGCCCTCGCCGACGCCGGAGCACGGGCCCTGCTGGCCGGCGAGGAGACCCACGGAGGGCTGCCGGAGGAGCTCGTCGCCGCCTGCCGGGCCCACCGGATGCCGCTCGTGGCGGTCCCCGCGCGGACCAGCTTCCGAGCCGTCACCGAAGCGGTGTACCTGCGCCAGTGGGGCGACCTCAGCAGGCGCCCCACCCGGCACTTCGCGCTGCCCGAGAACGTGCGCGCCGAGCTCAGCCGGCTCCTGGAGGGCGGGGCCGGGCCGGCGGAGCTGCTGGACCGGGCGTGCGCGCACCTGGGCCGGCTGCCCTGCTACCTGCTGACCGCGAGCGGCCGCACGGTGGCCCGTACCCCGTCGGCGCCCCCGATCCCGGCGCGGCGGGCCGCCTCCGCCGCCAAGGGCGGGGTCTCGCTGGGGGTGGAGAGCGAGAGTTCCCCGTACGACGCCTGGCTGCTGCACGTCCCGGACGCGGACGCGGCGCCGCCCCGGGTGCTCCACGAGATCGCCGAGGTGTTCGCGCAGTACCGCGACGGCCGGGCCCGCCGGGCGGCCGCGCGGCGGGCCGCCGCGGGGGACCTGCTCGGCCTGGTGGCGGCCGAGGCCGAACCGGACCTCCTCGGCGCCGCGCTCCATGCGGCGGGACTGCCCGCGGGGGGCCCGTACCGCGTGGTGACGGCGACCGACGGGGACGCGCTGGCGGAGGCGCTGGGGCACCTGGAGGGCGCCCGATGGGCGGCGGGTCCGGGCGGGGCGGTGCTGTACGAGGGCCCGGCCGACGGGGGCGGTGCGGACGCCCCGGATGGCGCGGGCGACGCGGCCGATGCCGCCGGGGCGGCCACCACCCGCCTCACCGACCGGCTGCGCGCGGTGTGGCCGCTGCTGCGGGCGTGCGCCGAACCGGGGACCGACCTGCGGCTCGGCGTGGGCGCGCGGACGGCTTCGGCCGAGGGGCTACGCGCGTCACTGTGCCAGGCGAACTTCGCGCTGACGGCGGCGGACGCGGAGGTCGCGGTCCGCGGGGTCGAGCAGCTGGACACCCTCGCCGAACTGCTGTCGGGGGTCCCGCCGGAGGTCCGGGGGGTGTTCGGGGCGCGGACGCTGGGCTCGCTCGGGGACGGGATGCTCAGGGAGACCCTGGAGGTGTTCCTCGCGAACAACTGCTCGTGGACGCGCACGGCGGAGGCGCTGCACCTGCACGTGAACACGGTCCACTACCGGATCGAGCGCGTGGAGGCCCTGACCGGCCGCGACCTGTCCCGCCTCGACCACAAGCTGGACCTGTACGCGGCACTGCGCTGCTAG
- a CDS encoding universal stress protein → MSVPSAQPEPLTPPAPPALPLLVGFDGSPRSVAAARWAAREALAAGAPLRLLHVGQAWPTVQPISMEFQPVLGASEHVARTALAALAEELRTTHRGLTVETATAEGGPGNEIPRAAAQADAGLIVLGASGEDRHVLPRLGSTALHVAGRAEVPVVLVRDPVARAPHGRGVVVGVDPAGDHGAVLDFAYAWAARHALPLRAVHAAASGPAAPEPLEAAVAAVGARYPQVRAECVTRSGDPAKLLLEEAAEADLLVVGRRHHRPLHGMGPTDHAVAHHAHSPVALIPHG, encoded by the coding sequence ATGTCCGTCCCGTCCGCCCAGCCCGAACCGCTCACCCCTCCCGCCCCGCCCGCGCTCCCCCTCCTCGTCGGGTTCGACGGTTCGCCCCGGAGCGTCGCCGCCGCCCGCTGGGCCGCCCGTGAGGCCCTGGCGGCCGGGGCGCCGCTGCGGCTGCTCCACGTGGGCCAGGCCTGGCCGACCGTCCAGCCGATCTCCATGGAGTTCCAGCCCGTGCTCGGCGCGAGCGAGCACGTGGCGAGGACCGCGCTGGCGGCCCTCGCCGAGGAACTCCGCACCACCCACCGGGGCCTGACCGTCGAGACGGCCACCGCCGAGGGCGGACCCGGCAACGAGATCCCGCGGGCGGCCGCCCAGGCGGACGCCGGGCTGATCGTGCTCGGTGCGAGCGGCGAGGACCGCCACGTGCTTCCGCGGCTCGGCTCCACCGCGCTGCACGTCGCGGGGCGCGCCGAGGTCCCGGTCGTCCTGGTACGGGACCCCGTCGCGCGCGCACCGCACGGACGCGGGGTCGTCGTCGGGGTGGACCCGGCGGGCGACCACGGCGCGGTGCTCGACTTCGCGTACGCCTGGGCCGCGCGGCACGCCCTCCCGCTGCGCGCGGTGCACGCGGCGGCGTCGGGCCCGGCGGCGCCGGAGCCGCTCGAAGCGGCCGTGGCCGCGGTCGGCGCGCGCTACCCACAGGTCCGGGCCGAGTGCGTGACCCGCTCCGGCGACCCGGCGAAGCTCCTGCTCGAAGAGGCCGCCGAGGCCGACCTCCTGGTCGTGGGGCGCCGCCACCACCGCCCCCTCCACGGCATGGGCCCCACGGACCACGCGGTGGCCCACCATGCCCACAGCCCGGTGGCCCTGATCCCCCACGGCTAG
- a CDS encoding PIN domain nuclease — translation MSAAQFLIDTSALARLMRGDSEQYGWDQAAAAGLIATCPITELEFFYGARSAEDRIRGIEDMRLLFGWVPIDDRAYDRAWQVQELLTRRGQHRNAGAVDLIVAATAELQGLTLLHRDRDFECIAAVTGQALQWYGPTAEK, via the coding sequence GTGAGCGCTGCCCAATTCCTCATCGACACGAGTGCCCTGGCCCGCCTCATGCGGGGCGACTCGGAACAGTACGGCTGGGACCAGGCGGCGGCAGCCGGGCTCATCGCCACCTGCCCGATCACCGAGCTGGAGTTCTTCTACGGCGCCCGGTCCGCCGAGGACCGGATCCGCGGGATCGAGGACATGCGCCTGTTGTTCGGTTGGGTGCCGATCGACGACCGCGCCTACGACCGGGCCTGGCAGGTGCAGGAGCTGCTGACCCGGCGGGGGCAGCACCGCAACGCGGGCGCCGTGGATCTCATCGTCGCCGCGACCGCGGAACTGCAGGGGCTGACCCTCCTGCACCGCGACCGCGACTTCGAGTGCATCGCAGCCGTCACCGGTCAGGCCCTCCAGTGGTACGGCCCGACGGCCGAGAAGTAG
- a CDS encoding type II toxin-antitoxin system VapB family antitoxin, whose product MSRTVIDLDDELLADVAQALGTSTKRDTVNTALREVLETRRRALALTRLRAAATDGAFDLDLFDDKGNYRR is encoded by the coding sequence GTGAGTAGAACCGTGATTGATCTCGACGATGAGCTGCTTGCCGACGTCGCCCAGGCCCTTGGCACCAGCACCAAGAGGGACACGGTCAACACCGCCCTGCGCGAGGTGCTGGAAACCCGACGCCGAGCGCTCGCCCTGACACGTCTCCGTGCGGCTGCCACCGATGGCGCCTTCGACCTGGACCTTTTTGACGACAAGGGGAACTACCGGCGGTGA